A DNA window from Oscarella lobularis chromosome 8, ooOscLobu1.1, whole genome shotgun sequence contains the following coding sequences:
- the LOC136189804 gene encoding synaptic vesicle membrane protein VAT-1 homolog yields METSRAIVLTGFGSYDKLRVQEVPVNAPKDDQVRVKVEACGLNFADLMMRQGIYKYSSKPPCVQGMECAGIVEAIGDHVTNLKVGQRVICATGRGAWSEHVVASASHVVPMPDGMSFEEGAAIPVNYGTAYLMLFRCAHLKEGQSVLIHMAAGGVGIAATQLAKSVPNVTLFGTASASKHAVIKEYGIDYPIDYRTTDYEVEVRKISPDGVDIVLDPLAGKDFKKGFNLLRPLGVTVLFGAANLLQENKGYFNLAKQWFQTTSFDPFQLMEKNRTVSGFLLSTLTTHPDTTHAMKELVRLYNEGVVKPRVDSVFSFEEIGEAQKRMHDRLNVGKIILVPRKTKTEPSADADAKTDEKPVEDGEKSNDGATENETKEEATAAAE; encoded by the exons ATGGAAACGAGTCGAGCAATCGTTCTAACCGGCTTCGGCAGCTACGATAAACTACGAGTCCAAGAGGTCCCCGTGAACGCTCCGAAGGACGACCAAGTGCGAGTCAAGGTCGAGGCATG CGGGCTCAATTTCGCCGATCTCATGATGCGTCAGGGTATCTACAAATACTCTAGCAAGCCACCATGCGTTCAGGGCATGGAATGCGCTGGAATCGTGGAAGCAATCGGCGACCACGTGACCAACCTAAAG GTCGGTCAGCGAGTCATATGCGCGACGGGACGCGGCGCGTGGTCGgagcacgtcgtcgcgtcggcaTCGCACGTCGTGCCCATGCCGGACGGCATGTCTTTCGAAGAGGGGGCAGCGATTCCCGTGAATTACGGAACGGCGTATCTCATGCTGTTTCGGTGCGCTCACTTGAAAGAGGGCCAAAGCGTGCTCATACACATGGCCGCCGGAGGCGTG GGCATCGCTGCGACTCAGCTTGCCAAATCGGTTCCCAATGTGACTCTGTTTGGAACCGCATCTGCTTCGAag CATGCTGTTATTAAAGAATATGGCATTGATTATCCTATTGACTACCGTACTACTGACTATGAAGTTGAAGTCAGAAA AATATCTCCGGATGGAGTGGACATTGTTCTCGATCCCCTTGCAGGGAAGGATTTCAAGAAGGGCTTCAATCTTTTGCGCCCGCTTGGAGTTACAGTGCTATTCG GAGCTGCTAATCTATTGCAAGAGAACAAGGGCTACTTTAATCTAGCCAAGCAA TGGTTTCAGACGACCAGTTTCGATCCATTTCAGTTGATGGAGAAAAACAGAACGGTGTCCGGATTTCTACTGAGCACCCTCACCACGCATCCAGACACTACGCACGCAATGAAGGAGCTTGTGAGGCTCTACAACGAGGGAGTCGTCAAGCCACGCGTCGACTCGGTTTTCTCGTTCGAAGAA ATTGGCGAGGCTCAGAAGAGAATGCACGATCGATTGAACGTCGGCAAGATTATTCTCGTTccgcgaaagacgaagacggaacCGTCTGCGGATGCGGATGCGAAAACGGAC GAGAAGCCAGTTGAAGACGGGGAGAAGTCTAACGATGGTGCCACCGAAAATGAAACTAAGGAGGAAGCAACCGCTGCAGCAGAGTAG
- the LOC136189799 gene encoding G protein pathway suppressor 2-like: MVILAENKPLTERQKAALRLLVLQEREKAKREIENRAQEKEKTSKKKEEHVEKDETAKKDEKEAPASKRSKVEVRRAKIEQIKEEIGTLKERLEGLQGQKHQLFLQLKKVLHEDEKKRQEEESRTLPDRQLSVESADQQEKAPVEFQVGPKTPPPLAILSSRPSATSEFAADAAAARSPSPEDIDLYSHYRRRPQLRSPPPLPLPLPPLARRAPSFEQHHAVTMDISPQASPSHPSAFQPVLPSAPLPPLPPPQPPPPPPPLPPPQTTRLPPPPPPPPPPPPPQTTRLPPPPPVYHQGFNQVYSLPTFHNEGGFLPTYHHSHHHHHHPPTDIHGVGLEHAPPQLINPFVQPNRMVMQHFPLLHPPPGNEPPPSLINLPLDMPPPPQSAAAFPGHVMPQSHWTENHEQLPMYLGQQQQQQHQFGHQWQQDFYR, translated from the exons ATGGTTATTTTGGCCGAAAATAAGCCGTTGACTGAACGGCAGAAAGCTGCACTGCGTCTGCTCGTATTGcaagaacgagaaaaagcAAAGCGCG AGATAGAAAACAGAGCtcaggagaaagaaaagacctccaagaagaaagaggagcacgtcgaaaaagacgaaactGCTAAAAAGGACGAGAAAGAGGCTCCGGCCTCGAAACGTTCCAAAGTCGAAGTTCGTAGAGCAAAGATAGAACaaataaaagaagaa ATAGGGACGCTGAAGGAGCGTTTAGAGGGTCTGCAAGGGCAAAAACACCAGCTATTTCTTCAACTGAAAAAG GTGTTgcacgaagacgagaagaagcgCCAGGAAGAGGAATCCAG AACTTTACCCGATCGACAATTATCCGTCGAAAGTGCAGATCAACAGGAGAAAGCACCAGTCGAATTCCAAGTAGGACCCAAAACGCCGCCTCCGCTCGCAATCCTTTCATCGCGTCCTTCCGCAACCTCTGAGTTTGCAGCTGATGCTGCAGCGGCAAGAAGCCCCTCACCCGAAGACATTGACCTCTATTCCCATTATCGAAGACGACCCCAACTAAGAAGCCCCCctccgcttcctcttccgcTTCCTCCTCTCGCTCGGCGAGCGCCGTCGTTTGAACAGCATCACGCCGTTACAATGGATATATCGCCGCAAGCCAGCCCGTCTCATCCATCTGCGTTTCAACCTGTTTTACCTTCTGCTCCGCTTCCACCTCTTCCGCCGCCTcagccgccaccgccgccgccgccgctgccaccgccgcaaacgacgcgtttgcctcctcctccaccgccgccaccgccgccgccaccgccgcaaacgacgcgtttgcctccaccgccgcccgTTTATCATCAGGGCTTCAACCAGGTTTATAGCTTGCCAACGTTTCATAACGAAGGTGGCTTTCTTCCGACATATCATCATTCCCACCACCATCATCACCATCCCCCCACGGATATTCACGGTGTTGGCTTGGAGCACGCTCCACCTCAATTAATAAACCCTTTTGTGCAGCCAAACAGAATGGTTATGCAGCACTTTCCACTTCTCCATCCGCCGCCTGGCAATGAGCCACCTCCGTCTCTCATAAATCTTCCCCTGGacatgccgccgccgccccaaTCAGCT GCCGCGTTTCCTGGTCACGTCATGCCTCAGAGTCACTGGACTGAAAATCATGAACAATTGCCCATGTATCTTGGtcaacaacagcagcaacagcatcAGTTTGGCCACCAGTGGCAACAAGACTTCTACCGAtga
- the LOC136189785 gene encoding disco-interacting protein 2 homolog C-like: MDYLNVPPQVREKLAELEQELVEGDITEKGYEKKKAKLLAPYTSAGGMSPSSSSNSVETLASSLSGRLSPTRTPDHLPRTASGRIELVKDALSRRKPNEVQMLPMPSKRTSRADFGGGGGGGGGGDATAATRGPGGSPGVRSGGGAWAGRSPPTGQGNGGRFFQQRLEPSHQQEVAAAAAAAAAASATSQQHYQQQQQQQQQQQQSDRQPAAKVGKSFSSVRVKRNSEEETAIQAGQGKVSAKIQQLLNTLKRPKKKKKNKEDYYTDDSVEPVPEDPHAPKPIGPVIEPAAGETFQVDGNMPRNIEAAIARLGSVSQKAPCISTVDMHGKMQVSLTYGKLSSRSQKVCYSLLNKVGGTKADPGVKQGDRVALVYAASEAGGLCAGFFGCLFAGVVPVAIDSPTSKEDTNIQQIGFLLGSLGITVALTNEATMKLLPKDESSKDIVQFKGWPKLTWFMTENLPRPSKDWSPPPRPQPEAAAYIEYVENKDGSMMGVAVTRYSLLNHCRMLSASCGFREGNAIVCTVNHYREVGLWYGILTAVYAGLHAIFVPSPVVAAQPIAWIHMITRNKAVAAVVNSRALAMASTRPGKEFKDCSFASVRLMLIADGASPWSLHACDTFLDVFKTKGVQKEIMCPCASSSETLTIGMRRPGLPGSTATGRGIMSITGLSYGVVRVEDENSMSSLTLQDCGTVLPGAKVAVVKLDGQPYLCQTDEVGELCVCAPYCGSGYWGLSGKTTTTFRVQPLRPDGMPHSQGYYVRTGLLGFLGPGGLIFVCGRLDGLLKVAGRRHNTDDLIATVLAVEPHRFVYRQRIAIFSVDVWHEERIVVVAEQRPGCSEEEAFQWMSSVLPAVETIHNLHLYALVLLGPNSMPLNHHKIPNVLECKQRFTDGSLHPVNLLMSPHQCITNLPQPKSRETVSAAAQLMGDLVTGQKPAITDGKRLEPMADDRDGAGKFQFLSEVLKWRAQTNPDHQLFSLLNEKGGVARSMTCSQLLKRSERIGASVMEKAGLSTGDHVALLFYPGIELIVSFYGCLITGLIPVTIRPPNQSNIASTLPTLKMILDVSKARAILTTHAVTKLLKTKEAASTIDLKGLPPLVETDDVPKRKLDRLYRAPTPEMMAYVDFSVSTTGVLSGVKMSHLSATNVCRSLKMANELYPSRTVCLCLDPYSGLGFVLWVLSSVYSGHHSILVPPSELENNPTLWLSAVSNHKVRDTYCSYSVMNLCTQELGGQTEALRTKINLSCVRTCVVVAEERPRVILTSAFSALFAPLGLSNRAVSTSFGCRVNVAICAQGSTQPEPVSVFVDSRALRVDRVSLVEKGSPHSLCLLECGKILPGIRLAVVEPDRKQQCHSTELGEIWVGGTHNGSGYFGLAPNVSDSLTAEHFRVQLPGGSSLYGRTGYLGFLKQAEKPAPDGSSLDSLFIVGSLDEALTLREMRYYPIDIETTVVRCHKAVCGCAVFTWSKLLVVVVELAAEESEALDVVPVVTSAVLEEQQLIVGIVVVVDPGVIPINSRGERQRMHLRDGFLADELDPIYVAYNM, encoded by the exons ATGGACTACCTAAACGTGCCGCCTCAAGTCCGCGAAAAGCTTGCCGAGCTCGAACAAGAGCTCGTCGAAG GCGACATCACCGAAAAAGGctacgaaaagaagaaagcgaaactCCTCGCACCGTACACGAGCGCAG GTGGAATGTCGCCTTCGAGCTCGAGCAACAGCGTCGAAACGCTcgcttcgtctctttcgGGCCGTCTGTCGCCCACGCGAACGCCCGATCACTTGCCTCGAACGG CGTCGGGTCGAATCGAATTGGTCAAAGACGCGTTGAGTCGACGAAAGCCGAACGAAGTTCAAATGCTTCCGATGCCGTCGAAACGGACGTCGCGCGCCgatttcggcggcggcggcggcggcggcggcggcggcgacgcgacggcggcgacgcgggGTCCCGGTGGGAGTCCCGGCGTTCGAAGCGGCGGGGGCGCATGGGCCGGAcgatcgccgccgacggGACAGGGAAACGGCG GGAGGTTCTTTCAGCAGAGATTGGAGCCTAGTCACCAGCAAGAGgtcgctgccgctgccgcagcggcggcggcagcaaGTGCAACGTCACAGCAGCACTaccagcagcaacagcaacagcagcaacagcaacagcagagTGATAGGCAGCCTGCTGCCAAGGTAGGAAAGTCTTTCTCGTCCGTGAGAGTGAAGCGAaacagcgaagaagaaactgcCATTCAAG CCGGACAAGGCAAAGTGTCTGCGAAAATCCAACAGCTGTTGAATACACTGAAA CgaccaaagaagaaaaagaaaaacaaagaagactACTACACCGACGATTCAGTGGAACCAG TTCCGGAAGATCCTCATGCTCCTAAGCCAATTGGCCCAGTCATCGAACCAGCTGCAGGTGAAACGTTTCAG GTTGATGGAAATATGCCTCGAAACATTGAAGCTGCTATTGCTCGTCTCGGATCTGTCAGCCAGAAAGCGCCGTGCATCAGCACAGTCGATATGCACGGAAAGATGCAAGTGTCTCTCACATACG GAAAATTGAGCAGTCGCTCGCAAAAGGTGTGCTATTCGTTGCTGAACAAAGTGGGCGGAACAAAAGCGGATCCGGGCGTGAAACAAGGCGACAGAGTCGCTCTTGTTTATGCGGCGAGCGAAGCCGGTGGCCTGTGCGCCGGCTTCTTTGGCTGCCTCttcgccggcgtcgttccCGTGGCAATCGATTCGCCAACGTCCAAAGAG GATACGAACATACAGCAAATTGGTTTCCTGTTGGGAAGCCTTGGAATTACCGTCGCCCTGACAAACGAGGCCACAATGAAGCTTCTTCCCAAGGACGAGTCGTCGAAGGATATAGTTCAATTTAAAG GTTGGCCCAAGCTGACTTGGTTCATGACGGAGAACTTGCCTCGTCCCAGCAAGGATTGGTCGCCGCCTCCTCGGCCACAGCCGGAGGCAGCTGCATACATCGAG TACGTGGAGAACAAAGACGGTTCCATGATGGGCGTCGCCGTCACTCGTTACAGCCTGTTGAACCACTGTAGAATGCTCTCAGCCTCCTGTGGCTTTAGAGAAG GTAATGCGATTGTCTGCACTGTGAATCATTACAGAGAAGTTGGCCTGTGGTATGGGATACTCACT GCGGTCTATGCGGGCTTGCACGCCATTTTCGTTCCGTCGCCGGTTGTCGCTGCTCAGCCCATTGCCTGGATACACATGATCACGAGAAACAAAG CTGTTGCTGCCGTGGTGAATTCGAGAGCTTTAGCTATGGCGAGCACGCGGCCGGGAAAGGAATTCAAGGACTGCAGTTTTGCCAGCGTGCGACTGATGCTGATTGCCGATGGTGCAAGTCCAT GGTCTTTGCACGCGTGCGATACGTTCTTGGATGTATTCAAGACGAAGGGCGTTCAAAAGGAGATCATGTGTCCTTGCGCATCGTCGTCCGAAACGTTAACAATTGGAATGAGACG ACCCGGTTTGCCTGGCTCTACTGCCACCGGACGCGGCATCATGTCCATTACCGGTCTCAGCTACGGTGTTGTCCgagtcgaagacgaaaattcAATGTCATCGCTAACTCTACAGGACTGTGGCACGGTTTTGCCAGGCG ccaAAGTGGCTGTTGTGAAGTTGGACGGGCAGCCCTATCTTTGCCAGACGGATGAAGTGGGCGAGCTGTGCGTCTGCGCTCCCTATTGCGGATCTGGATATTGGGGTCTTTCTGGgaagacaacgacgacgttcaga GTTCAACCGCTTAGACCGGACGGAATGCCACACTCGCAGGGCTACTACGTTCGCACGGGCTTGCTTGGATTTCTCGGCCCG GGCGGCTTGATTTTCGTGTGTGGGCGCTTGGACGGATTGCTCAAAGTGGCTGGAAGAAGGCACAATACGGACGATCTGATTGCCACCGTTTTGGCCGTGGAACCGCACCGATTTGTCTACAGACAAAG AATTGCAAtcttttccgtcgacgtctggCATGAAGAGAGGATTGTTGTTGTAGCGGAACAGAGACCGGGCTGCAGCGAAGAGGAG GCTTTCCAGTGGATGAGCAGCGTACTGCCAGCAGTTGAAACCATTCACAAC CTCCATCTTTACGCTCTCGTTTTGCTTGGACCAAACTCAATGCCTCTC AATCATCATAAAATTCCGAACGTCCTCGAATGTAAGCAGCGCTTCACCGACGGTTCTCTCCACCCAGTCAACTTGCTCATGTCTCCACACCA GTGCATTACCAATCTACCTCAACCCAAATCACGGGAGA CCGTTTCTGCTGCCGCTCAATTAATGGGAGACCTCGTGACCGGCCAAAAGCCGGCCATCACCGACGGAAAACGGCTCGAACCGATGGCAGACGATCGCGACGGAGCgggaaaatttcaatttctatCCGAAGTCTTGAAATGGCGAGCTCAGACGAATCCCGATCATCAGCTGTTTTCTCTCCTAAACGAAAAG GGCGGAGTAGCGAGATCGATGACGTGCAGTCAACTTCTGAAGCGATCCGAACGAATTGGTGCGAGTGTCATGGAAAAGGCCGGTCTATCGACGGGAGATCACGTCGCCCTGCTTTTCTATCCAG GAATTGAATTGATTGTTTCGTTCTACGGTTGTCTCATTACCGGTTTGATTCCGGTCACGATTCGTCCTCCAAATCAGTCCAACATCGCTTCGACGTTGCCGACGTTGAAGATGATATTGGACGTGAGCAAAGCGCGCGCCATTCTCACCACGCACGCCGTCACGAAATTGCTCAAAACGAAAgaggcggcgtcgacgatcgatctcAAAGGATTGCCGCCGCTCGTGGAGACGGACGACGTGCCGAAGAGAAAATTGGATCGACTCTAtcgcgcgccgacgccggaGATGATGGCGTACGTCGATTTTagcgtttcgacgactgGAGTTCTTTCAGGAGTAAAG aTGTCGCATTTGTCTGCTACGAACGTGTGTCGCTCGTTGAAAATGGCTAATGAATTGTATCCCAGTCGGACCGTCTGCCTCTGTCTTGATCCGTACAGTGGGCTTGGATTTGTGCTGTGGGTTCTGTCCAG CGTCTATTCGGGTCACCACAGCATTCTCGTTCCTCCATCCGAGCTGGAAAACAATCCCACTCTCTGGTTATCGGCAGTGAGCAATCACAAAG TGAGAGACACGTATTGCTCCTATTCCGTCATGAATCTCTGCACTCAAGAACTCGGTGGCCAGACGGAAGCTCTACGA acgaaaatcaatttgTCGTGCGTGCGTacgtgcgtcgtcgtcgccgaagaacGTCCGCGCGTCATACTCACGTCGGCCTTCTCCGCGCTCTTCGCTCCGCTTGGTCTTTCCAATCGTGCAGTGAGCACGTCGTTTGGATGTCGAGTGAACGTCGCTATATGCGCACAG ggaTCGACTCAACCGGAGCCCGTTTCCGTGTTTGTTGACAGTAGAGCTTTGCGAGTTGACAG GGTTTCCCTCGTTGAAAAAGGAAGTCCCCACAGTCTCTGCCTCTTGGAATGCGGCAAG ATTTTGCCCGGCATCAGATTGGCAGTTGTTGAGCCGGACAGAAAGCAGCAGTGTCACAGTACCGAGCTAGGAGAG ATTTGGGTTGGTGGTACGCACAACGGCAGCGGATATTTCGGGCTCGCGCCAAATGTCAGCGATTCTCTAACGGCGGAGCACTTCCGAGTGCAATTGCCTGGAGGATCGTCGCTCTACGGTCGGACTGGGTATTTGGGCTTTTTGAAGCAGGCCGAAAAACCAGCTCCGGACGGAA GCTCGCTTGACTCCCTCTTCATCGTTGGGTCTCTCGACGAGGCGTTGACCCTGAGAGAAATGCGATATTATCCTATTGACATTGAGACAACGGTCGTTCGCTGTCACAAGGCCGTCTGTGGTTG CGCTGTTTTTACCTGGTCTAaactcctcgtcgtcgtcgtcgaattggcggCCGAAGAGAGCGAggctctcgacgtcgtccccGTTGTTACTTCGGCCGTTTTGGAGGAGCAACAGTTGATTGTTGGCATTGTCGTGGTCGTCGATCCCGGCGTCATTCCCATCAATTCGCGCGGCGAGCGGCAGCGCATGCACCTTCGCGACGGCTTTCTGGCCGACGAGCTCGATCCCATCTACGTAGCTTATAACATGTGA
- the LOC136189809 gene encoding tRNA-specific adenosine deaminase 2-like, producing MERALAVARESQERSEVPVGCIIEFEGKEIAQGSNEVNVTKNATRHAELVALDALYRWCDRNSIQRQTVLEKSVLFVTVEPCIMCSAALRTVGLRRIVYGCANERFGGCGSVMDVHTTPYVTKSRASLPPLECRGGEMAERAVSLLKAFYDSENPHAPEPKRKKKA from the coding sequence ATGGAGAGAGCGTTAGCGGTGGCACGAGAGTCCCAAGAACGGAGTGAGGTACCTGTTGGATGCATcatcgaattcgaaggaaaagaaatagCGCAAGGCAGCAACGAAGTGAATGtgacgaaaaacgcgaccaGACACGCTGAACTAGTCGCTCTTGACGCTCTCTACAGGTGGTGCGATAGAAATAGCATCCAGCGCCAGACTGTTCTCGAGAAATCCGTCCTTTTCGTCACCGTCGAACCGTGCATAATGTGTTCCGCAGCGCTGCGCACTGTCGGCCTACGCAGAATCGTATACGGATGCGCGAATGAGCGATTTGGCGGCTGCGGCTCGGTTATGGACGTGCACACGACGCCGTACGTCACCAAATCTCGCGCCAGTCTTCCTCCGCTCGAGTGCCGCGGCGGAGAAATGGCCGAGCGCGCTGTGAGCCTTCTCAAGGCGTTCTACGACAGCGAAAATCCTCATGCGCCGGagccgaagcgaaagaagaaagcttga
- the LOC136189803 gene encoding D-serine dehydratase-like: MARPLHRCSLAALPWTRDESFTPRHVSSLQTPAFLVDLPTLKLNCQTMIERCTRAGVNLRPHMKTAKTWEAGFYMTNETRRRITVSTVGEASFFAEGGFDDILLAFPMTKNKLKPVAELMQQLEQVHIVVDSKEAVKAIKDFDGKLPVGRKWSVLVIVDVGYGRLGVPIADSAGILELIRDMVDCENIQFSGLYTHTGQAYDARESGQVQKLLSQTVESISDLAKTIRASGIDCPIVSIGSTPTCSVAKNDLGAVTEIHPGNYIFYDWEQRLIGSCTESEIACTVQVTVMSHYPSKGHMVIDSGWTGMSLDKDKNETGFGAVVRETDLELFSMSQEVGKVRSKSGSLNYEKYPIGSSLWLYPYHSCATAYHHPSYFICDGEMVIDEWIPHRGW, translated from the exons ATGGCTCGCCCTCTCCATAGATGTTCTCTCGCAGCGCTTCCGTGGACGCGAGACGAATCGTTCACTCCGCGACATGTTTCGTCTCTGCAAACTCCCgcatttctcgtcgaccTTCCGACTCTAAAGCTAAACTGCCAGACGATGATCGAGCGCTGCACTCGAGCGGGAGTCAATTTACGTCCCCACATGAAAACGGCGAAGACCTG GGAGGCCGGCTTCTACATGACAAACGAAACGAGGCGCCGCATAACGGTCTCGACGGTCGGCgaagcgtcgtttttcgccgaAGGCGGCTTCGACGACATTCTCCTCGCTTTTCCCATGACGAAGAACAAGCTGAAACCCGTTGCCGAGCTCATGCAGCAACTCGAGCAAGTccacatcgtcgtcgatagcAAGGAGGCGGTGAAGGCAATCAAGGACTTTGACGGAAAGCTACCGGTTGGTCGCAAGTGGTCCGTTCTCGTCattgtcgacgtcggatATGGAAGAC TTGGCGTTCCTATAGCTGATAGTGCGGGCATTCTGGAGTTGATACGAGATATGGTGGACTGCGAGAATATTCAATTTTCCGGACTGTATACTCACACCGGACAAGCGTATGACGCTCGTGAAAGCGGTCAAGTGCAAAAGCTTTTGTCGCAAACCGTGGAGTCAATATCTGACTTGGCTAAAAC aattCGAGCCAGTGGTATTGATTGTCCAATCGTTAGTATTGGATCAACACCAACGTGCTCAGTAGCGAAAAACGATCTTGGTGCTGTGACGGAAATTCACCCAGGAAACTACATCTTTTATG ACTGGGAGCAAAGGCTAATTGGCTCTTGCACTGAGTCCGAGATTGCGTGTACCGTTCAAGTCACTGTAATGAGTCACTATCCGAGCAAAGGGCACATGGTGATAGACTCGGGTTGGACTGGAATGAGCCTggacaaagacaaaaacgaaaCCGGATTTGGAGCAGTTGTACGAGAAACAGATTTAGA ACTCTTTTCTATGTCTCAAGAGGTGGGAAAAGTCAGATCAAAGTCAGGCTCTTTGAACTACGAGAAGTATCCTATAGGAAGCTCGCTGTGGCTATATCCCTATCAT TCTTGTGCGACGGCCTATCATCATCCTAGTTATTTTATTTGTGATGGTGAGATGGTTATTGATGAATGGATTCCTCACAGAGGATGGTAG